In the genome of Streptomyces sp. SAI-127, the window AGCCGGTTGTCCTCACCGATGACCGGCGCGAGCACCCCGCCCCGCGCCCGGTGGAACCAGGACGCCGCGGTCAGCGACCCCGCCACCACGAGCGCCGCGACCAGCCCGGCCGTGCGCGCCGCGGTCCACCCCGCCCCGATGGCCGTCAGCGCCTGGACGAGGAGCAGCACCACGACGGAGGCCCACACCGCATACGCGGTCCGCCGCCACAGCCGCGCGAGCCAGGCGGCACCCTCCGCCCGCCCCCGCTCGGCCACGGCCTCCGCGGACTGCGTCAGTTCCTCCGAGACCCACTGCCGGGAGGCCGACGCGGAGTGCGCCACGGCCGCGGGCAGCCCCTGCCCGGCCGCGAACCCGTCCCTCATCAGGAGGAATTCGGCCACCGCGCGCCGATGCCCGGCCCGTGCCCCGTGCGGACAGTCCCCGCAGGTGCAGCCGCCTTCGTGCGCACCCCGGGGCTCGCCCCCGTCCGCGCCCTGTCTCGCTTCCTGCACCGCCACGCCCGACGCCTGCCTTCCCACGACCCTCGTGACCCTCTGACCCCACATGACCTCGCGGCCGGACCGACCGCACGATCCACAAACCCTCACGAAGAACCCCGGACAACTCCCCGGCGACAGCGAATTGTGCCCTACGGCACACCGTCCCCGTCCGGCAGGTCTGGTCAGCGCGGGTGAAGCGGGGCCCGCCGTGTTGACCCTGCTGCGAGAATTTCCGTATGGCCGAGATCATCCAGCGTGACGGGACCTGGGCCTTCGACGGCACAACGGTCAGAATCACGCCGGGACTCCACCGCTCCGTGCCGCTGTTCCGGCAGACGTACGGCGAGGTCGCCGTGCCCCTGGAGGCCATTTCGGGCGTGGCGTTCGAACCGGAACGCAAGCGCGGCCGGTTGCGGATGCGGCTGCGCGAGGGCGCGGATCCGCTGCTGCACGCGACCGGCGGACGCCTGCCGGACCCGGCGGATCCCTATCGGCTGATCGTGGACGTCGACCGCGCCGGGGTCGCCGAGTACGTGGCCGAGGAGATCCGCCGCGCCCTCCTCCTCGACCAGATCCCCAAGGAGCCGACGAAGACGTATCTGCTGCCCGGCCCACCGGTCCCGGTCTCGGTGCGGTCCTCCGACGGCACGGTCTCCTTCGACGGCACCCAGGTCCGCATCGACTGGGCCGACACCTCCGACCGCGTCAAGCGCGCGACCGGCCCGCGGATCATCGACGTCGGGGACCTCGTCCAGGTCGAGTGGCTGCCCAACTCCGGTTACGAGGACGGTTTCATGCGGTTCGTGACCCGCGAGACGTCCTTCTCGAAACTGCCGCCGGAGAAGGACCCCTACGCCCTCGACCTGTGGGGCAGCACCCGCCGCGATCTGCTCACCGCCCTCGTCGCGACGGCGGTCACGGCCCGGCTGCCGCACCCGTCCACCCGCGGCGACCTCGCGTACGACGACGAAGGCGCCCACCGTCCCCGGCTCGCCGCGGCCGCCGTTCCCCCGCAGGCCGACCATCACGACGTACTCCTGCGCAGACTGCGGGAGTTGGGTGAGCTGCACCGGGACGGGGTGCTCACGGACGAGGAGTTCGCGATGACGAAGGCCGCCGTGCTGCGAGGCTTCTAGCTCAGCAGGTCCGGCTCGCTGCGACTGATGTCCTGCCACGTCGGCTGATAGTTGATCCACGCCACCAGATCTCCGCCCAGTTGCTCCCGGGTCGCCACCGCCGCCCGGTGGTCGATGAGCACCGGCCGTCCCGCCGCCCGGGCCAGCAGCTGCACCTGGCTGGACCGTTCCATCGACAGGAACCACCAGGCCGCCGCGTCCACCGAGTCCCCGACGGTCAGCAGCCCGTGGTTGCGCAGCACCAGCGCCTTCCGGGACCCGAGCGCGGCGGCGATCCGGCGGCCCTCGTCGGCGTCGACGGCGACCCCGGTGTAGGCCTCGTACAGCGCGTGGTCCTCGTAGAAGGCGCAGCTCTCCTGGGTGAGGGGGTCCAGGAGCTCACCGAGCGTGGACAGCGCCCGCCCGTGCACGGAGTGGCAGTGGGCGACGGCGACGACGTCGGGGCGGGCGGCGTGCACCTGGGAGTGCACGGTGAAGGCCGCCTGGTTGACGTGGTAGCGGCCGTCGAGCACCTGCCCGTCGGAGTTGGCGAGCACGAGGTCGCTCACGGTGACGTGCTTGAACGGCATGCCGAAGGGGTTGACCCAGAAGCAGTCGGTGAACTCCGGGTCGCGTGCGGTGATGTGCCCGGAGACGCCGTCCTCGAAGCCGAGCCGGCCGAAGATCCGCAGCGCGCCGGCGAGCCGCTCTTTGCGGTGCCGGCGTTCCTCCTCGAGGGAGTCGTGCATCGGCGGCATCGCGAACTGCAGCTTCTCGGTGGGCAGCGGCATCGGCGGAGTGGGCCCGAGGGGCGTCTCGTGCATGTGCTCCTCCAGCACTGGGTTGCTTTACGGGGCGGAAGTTACCGTCGGTCAGCGCAAGAGAACAGGGGTGGTTTGTAAAGATGGCGCACACAGCTGATACCTGACAGCAGATGTCGGGTATCGACGGAACACTGACCGGTATGAACTGGGCTGCTTTCACTTCCGCGGAACCCGATCTGGCCGAGACCGTCGAAGAACGCTTCGGTGCGTTCACCCACCATGTCCTCGCCACCCTCCGCAAGGACGGCTCCCCCCGCACCACCGGGCTGGAGGTCCGCTTCCTGCACGGCGAACTCTGGCTCGGCATGATGCCGGACTCGCTGAAGGCGCGGGACCTGCACCGCGACCCCCGCTTCTGTCTCCAGGCGAACCCCGGCAAGGGCCAGAGCATGGGCGGCGGTGATGTCCGGATCAGCGGTCACGCGAGAGAGGTCACCGACCCCGGGACCAAGGCCGCATACGGCGAAGAGGTGAAACCGCCGGAGCCGTTCCACCTCTTCCGCACCGAGCTGACGGAGGTCGTGCGGACCTACGTCGAGGACGAGAAGTACCTGGTCCTCCAGGTCTGGAAGCCCGGTCAGCCCTTGCGCACGATCAAGCGCACCTAGGGCTTACTCCCACTCGATCGTCCCCGGCGGCTTCGACGTCACGTCGAGCACCACACGGTTGACGTCGGCCACCTCGTTGGTGATCCGCGTCGAGATCTTCGCGAGGACGTCGTACGGCAGCCTCGACCAGTCGGCGGTCATGGCGTCCTCGCTCGACACCGGGCGAAGGACGATCGGGTGGCCGTAGGTCCGGCCGTCGCCCTGGACGCCGACGGAGCGGACGTCGGCGAGCAGGACCACCGGGCACTGCCAGATGTCGCGGTCGAGGCCGGCCGCGGTCAGCTCCTCGCGGGCGATGGCGTCGGCGTCGCGCAGCAGGTCCAGGCGCTCCTTGGTGACCTCGCCGACGATCCGGATGCCGAGGCCGGGACCCGGGAACGGCTGGCGCTGGACGATCTCGTCCGGGAGCCCGAGCTCCTGGCCGACCATCCGCACCTCGTCCTTGAACAGCTTGCGCAGCGGCTCGACGAGCTGGAACTCGAGGTCCTCGGGGAGGCCGCCCACGTTGTGGTGGGACTTGATGTTGGCGGTGCCGGTGCCGCCACCGGACTCGACCACGTCCGGGTAGAGCGTGCCCTGGACCAGGAAGGCGACCTCGGGACCCGCGTCCGCGATGATCTCGGCCTGGGCCTGCTCGAAGACCCGGATGAACTCCCGGCCGATGATCTTCCGCTTCTCCTCGGGGTCGGAGA includes:
- a CDS encoding class II aldolase/adducin family protein; this encodes MHETPLGPTPPMPLPTEKLQFAMPPMHDSLEEERRHRKERLAGALRIFGRLGFEDGVSGHITARDPEFTDCFWVNPFGMPFKHVTVSDLVLANSDGQVLDGRYHVNQAAFTVHSQVHAARPDVVAVAHCHSVHGRALSTLGELLDPLTQESCAFYEDHALYEAYTGVAVDADEGRRIAAALGSRKALVLRNHGLLTVGDSVDAAAWWFLSMERSSQVQLLARAAGRPVLIDHRAAVATREQLGGDLVAWINYQPTWQDISRSEPDLLS
- a CDS encoding pyridoxamine 5'-phosphate oxidase family protein, giving the protein MNWAAFTSAEPDLAETVEERFGAFTHHVLATLRKDGSPRTTGLEVRFLHGELWLGMMPDSLKARDLHRDPRFCLQANPGKGQSMGGGDVRISGHAREVTDPGTKAAYGEEVKPPEPFHLFRTELTEVVRTYVEDEKYLVLQVWKPGQPLRTIKRT
- a CDS encoding DUF4429 domain-containing protein, producing the protein MAEIIQRDGTWAFDGTTVRITPGLHRSVPLFRQTYGEVAVPLEAISGVAFEPERKRGRLRMRLREGADPLLHATGGRLPDPADPYRLIVDVDRAGVAEYVAEEIRRALLLDQIPKEPTKTYLLPGPPVPVSVRSSDGTVSFDGTQVRIDWADTSDRVKRATGPRIIDVGDLVQVEWLPNSGYEDGFMRFVTRETSFSKLPPEKDPYALDLWGSTRRDLLTALVATAVTARLPHPSTRGDLAYDDEGAHRPRLAAAAVPPQADHHDVLLRRLRELGELHRDGVLTDEEFAMTKAAVLRGF